The Bacteroides ovatus genomic interval ACGAAAAACGTCCTGTTATGGGCAAATTCAAGAAACCTGTATTTGATGAAGTCTCCAGGTGCTACCGGATACAGTGGTCGGACATGGCTTATCTTACGGAAAGCATTGTAGTTGACAAGATGTACGTTAGTCCGAAAGGCTAATATTAACATACTGATTATCAACAGGATAGTATAAAAAATAAACGGTAAAAAGTTTGCGTAAGTGCCTGATTTTTCGTACCTTTATATCATGATTGATGAAAGAGCATACGAGTTACTTTGCTGCCAGCTGGGTCTGGCGAATGAGGAAAAGGCAGGTCTTCGCAAACAGAATAAAGAATTGATTGCGAGGCTTGAGTCTATTGAAGAATCCAACAGGGAGAACTCTAAAAATCTGATAGATACCATCAATGATCTCAAAGATACCATCGAAAAGCAGTCAACCACGGTTGAACATTACAGGAAAGAAATGGAACTTATGAGAAAGCAGCTTGAAGCAAAGGATGAGGTGAACAGGATGCTGGCAAACGAGATCTCCAATCTCAGACTTCAGCTTGAGGACAGCAGGAAACACCGTTTCGGCCGTACTTCCGAGCAAAGAAGGCTGTTGAACAACCGTAATCTCGACAAGTCCGCTCTGGAACAATCCGAGTATGACGGTTCTGACAGGAAGGATGATAATAATAAGACCGATGATAACGAAACCGGCAGCAATACCTCTTCCGGCAACATACCTGCCCAGAACAGCAAACCTTCAAGGAGAAAGGAAACCGCACCACGTGCCGGGAAAACAAAATTGAAAGTTGACAAGGTGGTAGTACATGAAGTGGACGAGTATTACACGCTTCCAGAAGGGGGACGGTTTATGAACCGCAACGGTATGCCTGATGTGTGGGAATACAGGGTCATAGAACATGTAAGGGCTTATAACGTGGAGCATGTTTACAAGGTGGCAAGGGTAAAGCTTGCGGACGGCACTTTCACAAGCACCATGGAACATCCGCTGAAAAACCTTGGAGGTATCTTCTCTCCTGAACTGCTTGCCCGTCTGCTTTGTCTGAAATATGACTTCAGCATGCCTGAGAACAGACAGATAAGACTGCTTGCAAGAGAGGGTATCCACATAAGCAATACCACGCTGAACAGCTATATCCATAACGGAATCGCCAAACTAAGGGAGTTCATGGAAGATGTCTTCAAGGAGTTTGTACAGAGAGCTAATTACCTTATGGTTGATGAGACTACTGAGCTTGTTGGAGTGGAAACAAAGGAAGGTAAGGCTTACAGGAGAAAGTACTTATGGGCTTTCTTTGCCAAGCATATTAAGATGGTCTATTATCACTATAATAACGGCAGCAGGTCGTCCGATGCGGCAAAATCATTCCTGGAATATTTTATGGGAACCATATCCACTGACGGATATACGGTTTACAGGATGTTTGACGGAGACGACTCAAAGGTGCTTCATATAGGATGCTGGACGCATTGTAGAAGGTTGTGGGTTGATGCCCTGCCTTCAGACAGAACAGCGATGGACATAATAGATCCTATCGGTGAGATGTTCAGAAATGAAGACCTGTTCCGTATGATGAAACTCAGCGGTGAGCAGATTAAGGAAAGAAGGCTTAAGCTAACAGGACCGATTCTTGAACGTATCCATCATAAGGTGGTCATTATGATGCAGGATGCGAAGATTATGGCTAACGAACTGATGAGAAAGGCCGTGAACTATACGATAAACCAGTGGAAATCCTTGAGAAATATCCTCAAGGACGGTTCAGCAGAAATCTCGAACAACCTCTGTGAGCAAAGGATGAAACCTGTAAAGCTGCTGCTCAAGAACTGTATGAACGTTGGCAGTGAGGATGCGGCAGAAAACTCTGCATTCACCTTCTCTCTGATAGAAAGCTGTAAGTTGAACGGCATAGACCCTCAGAATTACCTGAAACACTTGTTTGAATGTATTCTTCATGGTAAGGACTGCGACAAGAAGGCTCTTCTGCCATGTTTCTATAAACCGGAATGTTAAAACAAAAATATTTTCTTACGGGCATTTTTATTTTATCGGCTGAAAGACAGCCGATAAAATTGGCGTGGCGGAAAATAGTATGGTTACTTATATATATTCCTTTTATTGAATATATATAGCATAATTCTTTATAAACATGTATTTTTTCCTACTATCGAAAACAAGTTTTGATATAATGAAACAAGTCGTTGGTTTAAAAGGAACATTTCCTACCTTTAAAAGAAACTACTTATTGGTTTAAAATAAACCACACTATGGACTCCTGAATGGGGTTCTAACATCTACTTTCCTTATTACCTTAAGCTATCACACAATAACATTTCTCTGCAAAATAGCATAAAAAGATAGATAAATCATTCCAGAAAGTTTTATTTACGTCGAATTCATTCAACAAGAGTAATTATTCAATCTATTTGATTTTTAATATCTTAAAATGTTGCTAGTTTTTATGTCATAAAAGAAATTACATGGATAAATGAAAAGAGAGAGAGGAAAAATATTCATTTTTTCAGATTAGTCCATTTCTCATCTTAGACTACCACTACATTTATCCATTAACTTTTTATTTATTAAAAGTCTGCTCATAAGTTAGAATTTTGTACTTTATTTAATAGCCATAACAACACAAAGACAATACAGAGCAAAGATAATCATCTGTATTTCAAACAATTGATAAATGGCAGTTTAGTCTGGACAGGACCCGGAAAACCAACTTTGCACGGATGACTTCGCCGGACATTGGGCTCATAATGCCAATCTTTCCGTGAAAGCGATCATGGGAGTGGCCGGATACAGTGAAATGGCTCGGATGCTCGGATTGAATGATGTAGCTGAAAAATATGCTGTTATAGCTAAGAAAATGGCAGTGAAATGGGAAGAAATGGCGAATGAGGGCGACCACTATCGCTTGGCTTTCGACCGTAAGAATACCTGGAGCCAGAAGTATAATATGGTTTGGGACAAATTGTGGAACCTGAATTTATTTCCTAATAATGTAATTGGAAAAGAGCTCAATTATTATCTAACAAAACAGAATCCTTATGGACTCCCTTTGGATTCTCGTAAAGAATACACAAAATCCGACTGGATCATGTGGACGGCAGCTATGTCATCAGATAAGGAAACCTTCCAGAAATTCTCTGATCCTGTCTATAAATATATCAATGAAACAGTATCTCGTGTACCTATCAGTGACTGGCACCACACAGACAGTGGAAAATGGGTGGGCTTCAGAGCCCGTTCGGTGATCGGAGGATACTGGATGAAGGTATTAATGGATAAAGTTCAAAACAATCAATAATTTAAATCTAGTGTATTATGAAATGTAAAACTATGAAACATGGGAACATAGGGCTACAATGCATGATGTTGGTATTCATTTTGGCAGTCTGTTTTAGTAGCTGCAAAGATAGCAAAGACGATACATCAGCGCCTTATGATCCGAATCTGCCAGTAGAAGTGACGGATTTCACACCTAAATCGGGAGGTGGAAAGAAGAAAATGATAATCTATGGTAGCAACTTTGGAATAGATTGTTCTATTATTTCTGTTAAGGTAGGTGGTAAAGAAGCCATTGTCATTAGTTCTAAAGGTACCAGTATCTACTGCTCCACGCCGGAGAGCTGTTTCGAAGGAACTGTAGAAATAAAGATAGGTGAACAAACTGTGATAGCATCTGAAAAATATCAGTACGAACCACAAATGGTAGTAACAGACTTATGTGGTGATGTAGATGAACTGGGAGAGGGAAATATTGTAGACACTGGTCCGTTTGACGATTGTGGAAAGATAGACTATCCTTTTTGGTTTTCTTTTGATCCCCAACATTCTAATATTCTTTATTTGTCTCAAAATAAAGGAAATCTGAGAGTGTTAGATTTGGAAAAGGAAATGATCTATACTAAGGAACTAAATAATATCAACCGTGCAACTACTATTACATGGACTAATGATGGTGATATGATATTGGCTGCTCCCCAGAATGGTGGTGCTAAGAATAGAAACAATATTATTTTAAAGCGTGGAAGCAGTACAGACGGACAAGATTTCAAAGAGTCTGTTGGGTCGCTTTGGCGCGTGGTAATGCTTGTAACGGGTCTATGGTGCTTCCACAAACGGGAGAACTTTACTTCAATCATCGTGCAACAGGCAATGTGTACAGATATAATTTTGAAGAAAACGGCTATAATAACAATCCGGAAGTTCCTGGTGGAGCAGGGTTGAATGACTTTTTGGCATTTAGTGTACCTAATCAGACGGTTGACTTTAGTATGGTTCCTCATCCAACAGGTAAATATGTTTATATCATCATGCATGAATCGCATTATATACTTCGTTCCAATTATGATGAGGAGACTAAAAAACTGGTAACTCCATATATTGTGTGCGGACAATCCGGTCAGGCTGATTATAAGGATCTTGTAGGTATCAATGCACGCATCAATAAACCAGGTCAAGGTGTTTTCGTATTTAACGAGGAGTATAAGGCTGCTAATAAGGATGATTGGTATGACTTCTATTTCGCAGATAAAGAGAATCATTGTATTCGAATATTGACTCCGGATGGGGTGGTTTCTACGTTTGCCGGACGCGGTTCTGCCTCTGCAAGTAGCTATAAATGGGGTAAGCAAAATGGAGAAGTACGTGAGAGAGCTCGCTTTAATCAACCGGTAGCTTTGGCTTACGATGAGGTAACAAAGACTTTCTATGTGGGTGATTCGGGAAATTATAAGATCCGGAAGATTGCTAAAGAACAGGCATCTGACGATTTAGTTGGAGAAGAATCTAATGACAATCAGGACCAAGAAAATCAATAAAAAGAAGAACACATGAGAATAAAAGAATTTATTACGATTTGTCTGTTATTAGTCTCTGTTTCCCTTTTTGCTCAAGAGAAGACTATTGAGGTAACGGGAGTTGTGACAGATATGAATAAAGAACCATTGGTTGGTGTCAATGTAACAGTGAAAGACAAACCTGGTTTAGGAGCGATAACAGATATCAACGGACGTTACAAGATAAACATAGAGGAATTTTCTCGTTTGGTATTTTCGTATATTGGTTTTGATACACAAGAAATATTGGTGAAGCACCAAAATCTGGTCAATGTGTCAATGAAAGAATCGGAGGCTAGAGAAATTGATGAAGTAGTAATTACGGGAACGGGTGCGCAGAAGAAATTGACTGTGACTGGTGCAGTGACGAATGTAGATGTAGAGGTGCTGAAATCAAATCCTACGGCGAATCTTTCTAATGCATTGGCCGGAAATGTATCAGGTGTCCTTGCCATGCAAACTTCCGGACAACCGGGTGTGAATACTTCTGAATTCTGGATTCGAGGTATATCCACTTTTGGTGCTAATAGCTCCGCATTAGTATTAGTTGATGGTTTTGAACGCGATTTAGATGAAATCAATATTGAGTCTTTTACTGTATTGAAGGATGCTTCTACAACCGCGATTTATGGTTCTCGTGGCGCAAATGGTGTAGTGTTGATTACTACCAAGCATGGTAAAGAAGGTAAGATTAAGATTAATGCTAAAGTGGAGACTTCTTATAATGCGCGTACCATCACACCGGAATTTGCAGATGGTTACAGTTATGCCATGCTGATGAATGAAGCATGTATAACTCGTAATCAAGAGAGAATTTATCAGAATGACGAAATGGAAATTCTGCGATTGGGACTTGACCCGGATTTATATCCGAATGTAGACTGGATGGATGTCCTGTTGAAAGATGGAGCTATGACTTATCGTGCTAATCTGAATATGAGTGGCGGAGGTAGCACGGCGCGTTATTTTGTATCGCTTAGTTATGTGAATGAAGAAGGTATGTACAAAACGGATGATGCCATGCGTAAGGATTATAATACTAATCCTAGTAGTCAACGTTGGAATTACCGTTTGAATACGGATATTGATGTAACGAAGACTACTCTTGTAAAAGTAGGCGTATCCGGTTCATTAAAGAAGCGTAATGCACCGGGGCAGGGCTCTAACGTATGGACTTCATTGATGGGGCAGAGTCCAATCAGTATTCCTGTGATGTATTCTAATGGTTACATTCCTGCACACGGGAAAGAAGATAATCGCAATAATCCTTGGGTACTTGCTACACAGAGTGGTTATAAAGAAATCTGGAATAATAAAATTCAGACCAATATTTCTTTGGAACAAAAGTTGGATTTTATCACTAAAGGCCTGCGTTTTGAAGGACGTTTCGGGTTCGACACGAATAATCAGAGTGAAATAAACCGGATAAGAATGCCGGAAACATGGCGTGCCCAAAGAGATCGCAATGATGAGGGAAAGGTGATCTTCAACCAACAAAGTGCCGAAAAACCGATGGAGCAAACCAGTGCCTCTACTGGTGAACGCCGTGAATTCCTGGAAGCATTTTTACAATATAACCGTGCATTTCACGCGCATCATTTGAGTGGAACATTGAAATATAGTCAGGATGCTTATCGGACAACAGTTGATATTGGAACGGATGTAAAGAATGGGATTGCCAAACGTCACATGGGATTGGCCGGTCGGGTAAGTTACAACTGGAACTATCGCTATTTTGCTGACTTTAACTTTGGCTATAATGGTTCGGAAAATTTTGCTGATGGACATCGTTTCGGCTTTTTCCCTGCGTTTTCTCTCGCTTGGAATATAGCAGAAGAAACGTTTATAAAGAAACATCTGAAATGGATGAATATGTTCAAGTTACGTTATTCCTATGGCAAAGTGGGTAGCGATAAGCTTAAAATAGGTGATACAACATATCGTTTTCCCTATTTGTACACAATCAAGGATGATGGAAATGGCTGGACTTGGAGTGATTACGGTTCTCCGGACAATGTGTATACAGGAATGCAGTATACGCAGCTGGCCTCCAACAATGTCACTTGGGAAATTGCGACCAAGCACGATGCAGGTGTGGATTTATCCTTATTCAATGACAAGTTTACGGCTACTGTAGATTATTTCCATGAACAGCGTGATGGTATCTATATGGAACGTAATTATCTACCTGGCATTGTGGGTGTAAATACTTATCCAAAAGCGAATGTGGGAAGTGTGCGGTCGAAAGGTTTTGACGGTAATTTTGCTTACAAGCAGAAAATAGGTAAAGTCAATCTGACTGTACGTGGTAACTTTACTTACAGTAAGAATGAGATTCTGGAGAAAGACGAAGAAAATGCAGTTTATCCCTATCAAAAGGAGGCTGGTTACAGGGTTAATCAGGCGAAGGGATTAATTGCTTTGGGATTGTTTAAAGATTATGATGATATACGCAATAGCCCGCAGCAAACTAACTGGGGGAAGGTGCAACCGGGTGACATTAAATATAAAGATGTCAATGGAGACGGAATTATTAATGGCAGTGATGAGGTAGCTATTGGTGCAACAACGAAGCCTAACTTGATTTATGGTTTTGGTATTTCTGCACAGTGGAAAGGCTTCGACTTCAATGCACACTTCCAAGGAGCAGGCAAGTCTTCGTTCTTCATTAATGGCCCTACCGTATATGCCTTTAATGGTAGTCAGTGGGGAAATGTCCTGACGAATTTGGTGAAAGACCGCTATGTCGATGCGGAGACAGCTGCCACATTGGGTATTCCGGCTAATGAAAATCCTAATGCTTCGTATCCCCGGCTTAGTTATGGAGGGAACGATAATAACTATAGAGCTTCTACTTACTGGCTCAGGGATGGTTCTTATTTACGCTTGAAAACATTGGAAGTGGGTTATACATTACCGAAATCGATTGTGAACAAGATACGGTTTAACAAGATACGTGTCTTTTTCATTGGTACCAACATCTTGACGTTTGCTAAATTTAAAGAATGGGACCCGGAAATGGGAAGTTCTAACGGAGAAAAATATCCGCTTGCTAAGACATTTACTTTGGGATTAACTGTGAATATCTAATTAAATGCATGAAAAATGAGAAAGATATATAAACTGTATATTGGTATTATATTGAGTGTAATTGCCGTTGCTTGTTCGGATAACCTCGACTCAGATAAATATTTTAAAGACCGCCGGTCTTTGGAGGATGTTTTTACCGACAAGGAATCTACGGAAGAATGGTTAGCACATGCCTATTCCTTTTTAGGCGGATACAATTTGGAAGTGTCTAACATGCTTAATACAATCACTAACTTTGCCGATGACATTTACTTCGGTGGTAATAGTCTCGATGCGTATAAGACGTTCAAGACCGGTACTTATGATGAGAGTTACCGTCATTCGTGGGGCGATAGTTATAAAGGTATTCGTCAAGCATCTATCTTCATCCAAAATATTGATATGAATACGAAGTATACGGAAGAAGAGAGAGCTGATATGAAAGCGCAGGCACGTTTTGTTCGTGCTTACTATTATTGGTTGTTACTTCGCAAATATGGTCCTGTACCTTTATTACCAGATGAGGGGCTTGACTATACTTCCGATTATGATGATTTGGCAATTCAACGTAGTTCGTATGATGAATGTGTGGAATATATTGAATCGGAGATGCGTCTGGCAGCCAAGGATTTGCCTCTGCCCCGAGCCATTAATCAGGTGGCGCGTCCCACACGGGGAGCAGCATTGGCGGCTCGTGCCAGAGCATTGATATATTCAGCGAGTCCTATCAATAATCCCCGTCCGGGAGATCCGGATAAGTTCTCGGATTTGGTAGACTATGAAGGAAATTGTCTGATGTCCCAGGAATACAATGAATATAAGTGGGCAAGAGCAGCAGCTGCGGCAAGAGATGTGATGGAACTTCCCGGTGAGAACAACGGTCATCGTTATGAACTCTACCACAAAAAGGCAACTAACATTGCTGAACCCGGATATCCTGCTACCATTACCCCTTATCAGGATGGTGACTTCTCGACAAAGACATGGAACGAAGGTGGCTATAGCGATATAGATCCTTACGAATCCTACCGGGCAGTTTTCAATGGTTCGTTAGCGATGTATCAGAACCCGGAGTTGATTTTCAGCCGTGGGCGTAATCAAGGGGTCAATAGTATTGCTGAAATGGTGAAACTTCAAAT includes:
- the tnpC gene encoding IS66 family transposase, with the translated sequence MIDERAYELLCCQLGLANEEKAGLRKQNKELIARLESIEESNRENSKNLIDTINDLKDTIEKQSTTVEHYRKEMELMRKQLEAKDEVNRMLANEISNLRLQLEDSRKHRFGRTSEQRRLLNNRNLDKSALEQSEYDGSDRKDDNNKTDDNETGSNTSSGNIPAQNSKPSRRKETAPRAGKTKLKVDKVVVHEVDEYYTLPEGGRFMNRNGMPDVWEYRVIEHVRAYNVEHVYKVARVKLADGTFTSTMEHPLKNLGGIFSPELLARLLCLKYDFSMPENRQIRLLAREGIHISNTTLNSYIHNGIAKLREFMEDVFKEFVQRANYLMVDETTELVGVETKEGKAYRRKYLWAFFAKHIKMVYYHYNNGSRSSDAAKSFLEYFMGTISTDGYTVYRMFDGDDSKVLHIGCWTHCRRLWVDALPSDRTAMDIIDPIGEMFRNEDLFRMMKLSGEQIKERRLKLTGPILERIHHKVVIMMQDAKIMANELMRKAVNYTINQWKSLRNILKDGSAEISNNLCEQRMKPVKLLLKNCMNVGSEDAAENSAFTFSLIESCKLNGIDPQNYLKHLFECILHGKDCDKKALLPCFYKPEC
- a CDS encoding RagB/SusD family nutrient uptake outer membrane protein, which translates into the protein MRKIYKLYIGIILSVIAVACSDNLDSDKYFKDRRSLEDVFTDKESTEEWLAHAYSFLGGYNLEVSNMLNTITNFADDIYFGGNSLDAYKTFKTGTYDESYRHSWGDSYKGIRQASIFIQNIDMNTKYTEEERADMKAQARFVRAYYYWLLLRKYGPVPLLPDEGLDYTSDYDDLAIQRSSYDECVEYIESEMRLAAKDLPLPRAINQVARPTRGAALAARARALIYSASPINNPRPGDPDKFSDLVDYEGNCLMSQEYNEYKWARAAAAARDVMELPGENNGHRYELYHKKATNIAEPGYPATITPYQDGDFSTKTWNEGGYSDIDPYESYRAVFNGSLAMYQNPELIFSRGRNQGVNSIAEMVKLQMPKTLGGGNNAYGMTQKMCDAYYMANGDEFSREHFKEEYPSGTRFVTKKEVEAGTYPQIKEGVYKEYADREPRFYASVSFNGCVWALLKNAETTDYKNDVEKQVNYYYGINTDGFSGTGVYLRSGIGIMKYVHPDDTNRKEIKAKAEPAIRFAEILLIYAEALNELEDGSSYDIPSWDGSTSYSVKRDVDEMKKGIRQVRRRAGVPDYTMPEYQDRDVFRKKLKRERQIELMAEGQRYFDLRRWKDAEVEESKKNYGCNFYMSDVEEQREQFYTPIEIADLPTAFSRKLYFWPISHDELKRNKRLTQNPGWTYND
- a CDS encoding SusC/RagA family TonB-linked outer membrane protein; the protein is MRIKEFITICLLLVSVSLFAQEKTIEVTGVVTDMNKEPLVGVNVTVKDKPGLGAITDINGRYKINIEEFSRLVFSYIGFDTQEILVKHQNLVNVSMKESEAREIDEVVITGTGAQKKLTVTGAVTNVDVEVLKSNPTANLSNALAGNVSGVLAMQTSGQPGVNTSEFWIRGISTFGANSSALVLVDGFERDLDEINIESFTVLKDASTTAIYGSRGANGVVLITTKHGKEGKIKINAKVETSYNARTITPEFADGYSYAMLMNEACITRNQERIYQNDEMEILRLGLDPDLYPNVDWMDVLLKDGAMTYRANLNMSGGGSTARYFVSLSYVNEEGMYKTDDAMRKDYNTNPSSQRWNYRLNTDIDVTKTTLVKVGVSGSLKKRNAPGQGSNVWTSLMGQSPISIPVMYSNGYIPAHGKEDNRNNPWVLATQSGYKEIWNNKIQTNISLEQKLDFITKGLRFEGRFGFDTNNQSEINRIRMPETWRAQRDRNDEGKVIFNQQSAEKPMEQTSASTGERREFLEAFLQYNRAFHAHHLSGTLKYSQDAYRTTVDIGTDVKNGIAKRHMGLAGRVSYNWNYRYFADFNFGYNGSENFADGHRFGFFPAFSLAWNIAEETFIKKHLKWMNMFKLRYSYGKVGSDKLKIGDTTYRFPYLYTIKDDGNGWTWSDYGSPDNVYTGMQYTQLASNNVTWEIATKHDAGVDLSLFNDKFTATVDYFHEQRDGIYMERNYLPGIVGVNTYPKANVGSVRSKGFDGNFAYKQKIGKVNLTVRGNFTYSKNEILEKDEENAVYPYQKEAGYRVNQAKGLIALGLFKDYDDIRNSPQQTNWGKVQPGDIKYKDVNGDGIINGSDEVAIGATTKPNLIYGFGISAQWKGFDFNAHFQGAGKSSFFINGPTVYAFNGSQWGNVLTNLVKDRYVDAETAATLGIPANENPNASYPRLSYGGNDNNYRASTYWLRDGSYLRLKTLEVGYTLPKSIVNKIRFNKIRVFFIGTNILTFAKFKEWDPEMGSSNGEKYPLAKTFTLGLTVNI